In Verrucomicrobiia bacterium, the sequence GACCGAGTCGATATGACAGGGTCGGCTTAAAAATGAAAGAGCTATAATAAATTAGAAAATATCCACGTCTCCGCCTAAATTATCGTAGCCATTGTTAAAGGGAGGAGTTAAATCAATGCTTCCTCCTGGCCAATTAGTTAAAGTATTGAAATACCAATATTCCGACCAAAACGGCGGTAACACTACTGGAACAATGACAGGATCTTGAATCAGAGTAGCTCCTTTGATCGGTTTTTCATCCAAAAGTGCTGTTACCGCATCCGGACCCGATTTATCTGCAATTTTATTGGAGAGTTTTTTACTGTAAGCATAACGTGTCAAACCATCACCAGTAATGGAGGTAATATAGTCGTTTTGTAACCCTAACGATTCACGGGTTACCATAGTTCCATTCAGGCCAAAAGGAACATTGGCATCTGGATCTTGAGAAAATTTAACATCACCCAATCGACGCTTGCTTAAAGTTTTAGCAAACGATTTATTTTTAGGTAATTTACCAACCACATCCGCTCCGGTAAATACTTCAATTTTTTTACTACCTTTAGGAGCTTGATCTTGCAGAAAAGCGCCGTTCTTATGATAAACAATACGATACTGTTTAACTTTGGCATCCGGCAACTCAATTTCTGCCCATGACCAATAATTGGTATCAACCACCACACCGTTCTGAATCACAAACACTTCGTTGGAAGGATATAAAGAACCATTAGGGTTCACGTTCATTAAAACCAACCCTTTGGAGTTCATGTTGCTGGTAGCGTAAGGCGTCAAAGCTAAAGGATCAGTAATCGTTGGCGTCCCCCCATTGCTAGCCACTCGACCGAAAGCTCGGTAAGTGAAAATGGCGTTCGTATCATAATTAGGGCCAGGAACAATTACCGTATAAGTGTTTGTGCCTGGGTTATAATCTTTTGTTTCCACCAAAAAATCGCGCGATGTTTCGGAACGTTTATCTTTCATTTTATAAACGCGCCATTCCGCACTTGCGGTTAAGGTAAAAACACAAAACAATAAAAATACATTCAATATTTTTTTCATAATAATCCTCCTAAATTTGTCTTTGCTATAACTTAGGCGATTCAATCATTAAAATCAACTCTAACTTTTTAAAACTGCCACCAATTCAATGTGAGCCGTTTGAGGAAAAAGATCGACGAGTTGAATAGTACACAAAACAAAACGGGAGGAAAGTTTTGCTAGATCGCGAGCAAAAGTGGCTGGATTACAGGAAATATAAATAAAATGCTGAACAGATTTTTTTTGCAAAATCAAATCTATAACCTTTTTACTTAGCCCTTCGCGGGGTGGATCGAGCAAGAGAACATCCGGATTTTCCTTTGCCAAAACCGTCTCAACCGAATTGCATAGCCATTGAACCTGAGGAAGGGAAGGCGCTAGAGATAAAGCATCCGAATTCGTTTCGACTGCTACCACTTTTTCAAAATAGTTTGCTACCACGGCTGTAAAAAATCCGTTGCCGCAATAACCTTCAAACAAAAATTTCCCTTGAGTTGGCATCGCTTGTTTTACGGTCTGACGAAAGGCGTCCAAAAGATAACGATTCGTTTGATAAAAACCGGTTTGCGGTAAAGCGCTTTCTCGCAAAGAATAATGACCGGGCGACGCAGGTGTCGCGCGTAACGTGATTAATTTTTGATTCACTTCTTCACTAGCAATTTCGCAATGCTCAATGTCAACTAACGTCTTATTATCGTACCCTCGAAATCCCACGACGCGCCCATCCGAATGCACCACGATACGATTGCGATAACCATAACCTTCCGGCGAACCAATAGTGGGCAAAAATGGATGCGCATGAATTTTGCCAATGCGTTGTAAAAGTTGGCGCACTTGCTCTTCTTTTACGCGCAACTGTTCGGCGTAGGTCATTTGCTGATATTGGCACCCACCACAACGCGAAAAATAAGGACAAGGTGGCGCAATGCGATGCGGGCTGGGTTCAAGAACTTCAACTAATTTTGCGCGCCAAAAATGACGCATCTTTTTTTCTATTGTGATGCGCACTTTTTCTCCCTGCATCACAAATGGCACAAACACCACAACACCTTCATATCGGGCCACCCCTTCACCGCCAAAGGCTATGTCGTTAATAATAAGATCGAGCACAGGAATAAGAATGAGCAAGAATTAACGAACCGGCAATTGCCATTCTGCGCTGCGCCAACCGTTAGGACGAAAAGAACGATAATGATAGAGCAGCAAACGTGGACGTCCGGCCATGACTATTTTATTTTGTTTCAACCAACTTTTTAATTTCTCTAACTGCGGCCTGGCTACCTCCCATTGATACGCACCGCGAAAAGCCAATGATATCACGCGATTGGCTTCACGCTCTTCAAGATACAAATTTCTATCTTTTGGAGAATGCCATTCCTGAGATTGTGGCAAAGGCAAATAAATCGTCGCTTCCCAATCGTTCTTAGCGGAACTCCAATCCAGATCAGGCAATTCTATCACTAACGGCTTCACCGGCTCCAACCCTTCGCTGACGGTGTAACGCGCTAA encodes:
- a CDS encoding heme-binding protein codes for the protein MRIATFLFPLICFAFYTPPLWSAQVILPMGVVDEISTKQVPLFPVIAWKGKGDPFARLDEAYLKLARYTVSEGLEPVKPLVIELPDLDWSSAKNDWEATIYLPLPQSQEWHSPKDRNLYLEEREANRVISLAFRGAYQWEVARPQLEKLKSWLKQNKIVMAGRPRLLLYHYRSFRPNGWRSAEWQLPVR
- a CDS encoding TRAM domain-containing protein, coding for MLILIPVLDLIINDIAFGGEGVARYEGVVVFVPFVMQGEKVRITIEKKMRHFWRAKLVEVLEPSPHRIAPPCPYFSRCGGCQYQQMTYAEQLRVKEEQVRQLLQRIGKIHAHPFLPTIGSPEGYGYRNRIVVHSDGRVVGFRGYDNKTLVDIEHCEIASEEVNQKLITLRATPASPGHYSLRESALPQTGFYQTNRYLLDAFRQTVKQAMPTQGKFLFEGYCGNGFFTAVVANYFEKVVAVETNSDALSLAPSLPQVQWLCNSVETVLAKENPDVLLLDPPREGLSKKVIDLILQKKSVQHFIYISCNPATFARDLAKLSSRFVLCTIQLVDLFPQTAHIELVAVLKS